In the Theobroma cacao cultivar B97-61/B2 chromosome 1, Criollo_cocoa_genome_V2, whole genome shotgun sequence genome, one interval contains:
- the LOC18612845 gene encoding glycine-rich protein 5, whose translation MAKCFIILVLTLAVIHSSTAARNVPGGTGLDDEKNFVAFGGVGGIAGAGVGIGGGDGVLGGIGSGIGAVGGIDGLGGSTGLGGLGGLGGATGGLGGLGSGIGGLGGDVGGLGTGIGRGVGGGSGSGDCGDGGAGSLLHP comes from the coding sequence ATGGCAAAGTGTTTTATAATTCTTGTACTTACGCTTGCAGTTATTCACAGCAGTACGGCTGCTCGGAATGTGCCTGGTGGCACTGGTCTTGATGACGAAAAGAACTTCGTTGCGTTTGGTGGGGTTGGTGGCATTGCTGGAGCAGGCGTTGGCATTGGAGGCGGGGACGGTGTCCTTGGCGGCATTGGGAGTGGAATTGGTGCAGTTGGTGGAATCGATGGACTTGGTGGTTCCACTGGTTTAGGAGGCCTTGGTGGCTTGGGTGGAGCTACTGGAGGTCTTGGAGGACTCGGCAGTGGAATTGGTGGCCTTGGCGGTGATGTTGGTGGTCTGGGCACTGGCATTGGTCGTGGCGTTGGTGGTGGAAGTGGAAGTGGTGATTGTGGTGATGGTGGCGCCGGATCCTTACTTCATCCTTGA